In Rhodobacter xanthinilyticus, a single window of DNA contains:
- the rpoB gene encoding DNA-directed RNA polymerase subunit beta, with protein MAHAYVGQKRIRRYYGKIREVLEMPNLIEVQKASYDLFLRSGEAEKPLDGEGLQGVFQSVFPIKDFNDNAILEFVKYELEKPKYDVDECMSRDLTYSAPLKVTLRLIVFDVDEITGARSVKDIKEQDVFMGDMPLMTPNGTFIVNGTERVIVSQMHRSPGVFFDHDRGKTHSSGKLLFACRIIPYRGSWLDFEFDAKDLVFARIDRRRKLPVTTLLYALGLDQEGIMSAYYNTVTYRAEGKRGWVTKFFPERVRGTRPTYDLIDAATGEVILKAGEKATPRMVKKWIDEAKVSELMVPFEQILGRYCARDIINERTGYIYIEAGEELTADYDKEGQLSGGSIKTLLDNGITEVPVLDIDNVNVGPYIRNTMAADKNWNRDSALMDIYRVMRPGEPPTVEAASTLFDTLFFDSERYDLSAVGRVKMNMRLDLDAPDTQRTLRREDIIACIKGLVELRDGKGEIDDIDHLGNRRVRSVGELMENQYRVGLLRMERAIKERMSSVEIDTVMPQDLINAKPAAAAVREFFGSSQLSQFMDQTNPLSEVTHKRRLSALGPGGLTRERAGFEVRDVHPTHYGRMCPIETPEGQNIGLINSLATFARVNKYGFIETPYRRVTDSKVTDEVVYMSATEEMRHTVAQANAQLDADGKFVNDLVSTRQSGEFMLNPPEAVDLIDVSPKQLVSVGAALIPFLENDDANRALMGANMQRQAVPLLRAEAPYVGTGMEAVVARDSGAAIMAKRGGIVDQVDASRIVIRANEDLGMGDAGVDIYRLRKFKRSNQSSTINQRPIVKVGDIVSKGQVVADGPSTDQGELALGRNVVVAFMPWNGYNYEDSILISERIHRDDVFTSIHIEEYEVAARDTKLGPEEITRDIPNVGEEALRNLDEAGIVYIGAEVGPGDILVGKITPKGESPMTPEEKLLRAIFGEKASDVRDTSLRLPPGAYGTIVEVRVFNRHGVDKDERALQIEREEVERLARDRDDELAILERNIYARLKTLILGKVAVKGPKGIKAGSEITEELLGTLSRGQWWQLALENEGDAKEVEALNDQFDAQKRALELRFEDKVEKVRQGDDLPPGVMKMVKVFVAVKRKLQAGDKMAGRHGNKGVVSKVVPMEDMPFLADGTPVDLVLNPLGVPSRMNVGQILETHMGWAARGLGIQIDEALKEYRRSGDLTPVREAMRHGYGDDTYEDAFAAMEEERFVECAEQVRTGVPIATPVFDGAKEADINDALKRAGFDQSGQSEVFDGRTGEKFARKVTVGVKYFLKLHHLVDDKMHARSTGPYSLVTQQPLGGKAQFGGQRLGEMEVWALEAYGAAYTLQEMLTVKSDDVAGRTKVYESIVKGEDNFEAGVPESFNVLVKEVRGLGLNMELLDAEDEE; from the coding sequence ATGGCTCACGCATACGTTGGTCAGAAGCGTATCCGCCGCTATTACGGCAAAATCCGCGAAGTCCTTGAAATGCCGAACCTCATCGAGGTTCAGAAAGCTTCCTACGATCTGTTCCTGCGGTCGGGCGAGGCTGAGAAGCCGCTCGATGGCGAGGGGCTGCAGGGCGTCTTCCAATCGGTGTTCCCGATCAAGGATTTCAACGACAACGCGATTCTCGAATTCGTCAAATACGAGCTCGAGAAGCCGAAATACGATGTCGACGAATGCATGAGCCGCGACCTGACCTATTCGGCGCCGCTCAAGGTGACGCTGCGTCTGATCGTGTTCGATGTCGATGAGATCACCGGCGCGCGCTCGGTCAAGGACATCAAGGAACAGGACGTGTTCATGGGCGACATGCCGCTCATGACGCCGAACGGCACCTTCATCGTCAACGGCACCGAGCGGGTCATCGTCTCGCAGATGCACCGCTCGCCGGGCGTGTTCTTCGACCATGACCGCGGCAAGACCCATTCCTCGGGCAAGCTCCTGTTCGCCTGCCGGATCATCCCCTACCGCGGCTCGTGGCTCGACTTCGAATTCGACGCGAAAGACCTGGTCTTCGCGCGCATCGACCGTCGCCGCAAACTGCCGGTGACCACGCTCCTCTATGCCCTTGGTCTCGACCAGGAAGGCATCATGAGCGCCTATTACAACACCGTGACCTATCGCGCCGAGGGCAAGCGCGGCTGGGTGACGAAATTCTTCCCCGAGCGCGTGCGCGGCACCCGCCCGACCTATGATCTGATCGACGCCGCCACCGGCGAAGTGATCCTCAAGGCCGGCGAGAAAGCCACCCCCCGGATGGTGAAGAAATGGATCGACGAGGCCAAGGTCTCGGAGCTCATGGTTCCCTTCGAGCAGATCCTCGGCCGCTACTGCGCGCGCGACATCATCAACGAGCGCACCGGCTATATCTACATCGAGGCGGGCGAAGAGCTCACCGCCGATTACGACAAAGAGGGCCAGCTCTCGGGCGGCTCGATCAAGACGCTGCTCGACAACGGCATCACCGAAGTGCCGGTGCTCGATATCGACAACGTCAATGTCGGCCCCTACATCCGCAACACCATGGCCGCGGACAAGAACTGGAACCGCGACTCGGCGCTGATGGATATCTACCGCGTCATGCGTCCGGGCGAGCCGCCGACCGTCGAGGCCGCCTCGACGCTCTTCGACACGCTGTTCTTCGATAGCGAGCGCTATGATCTCTCGGCCGTCGGCCGGGTGAAGATGAACATGCGCCTCGACCTCGACGCGCCCGACACCCAGCGCACGCTGCGCCGCGAAGACATCATCGCCTGCATCAAGGGCCTGGTGGAGCTGCGCGACGGCAAGGGCGAGATCGACGACATCGACCACCTCGGCAACCGCCGGGTGCGCTCGGTCGGCGAGCTGATGGAGAACCAGTATCGCGTCGGCCTGCTGCGCATGGAACGCGCGATCAAGGAACGCATGTCCTCGGTCGAGATCGACACGGTGATGCCGCAGGATCTGATCAACGCGAAACCGGCCGCGGCCGCGGTGCGCGAATTCTTCGGCTCCTCGCAGCTGTCGCAGTTCATGGACCAAACCAACCCGCTCTCGGAAGTCACCCACAAGCGCCGTCTCTCGGCGCTCGGGCCGGGCGGTCTGACCCGCGAGCGCGCGGGCTTCGAGGTTCGCGACGTTCACCCGACCCACTACGGCCGGATGTGCCCGATCGAAACGCCGGAAGGTCAGAACATCGGTCTGATCAACTCGCTCGCGACCTTCGCGCGCGTGAACAAATACGGCTTCATCGAGACCCCCTATCGCCGCGTGACCGACAGCAAGGTCACCGATGAAGTGGTCTACATGTCGGCCACCGAAGAGATGCGCCACACCGTCGCTCAGGCGAACGCGCAGCTCGATGCGGATGGCAAATTCGTCAACGACCTGGTTTCGACCCGTCAGTCGGGCGAATTCATGCTCAACCCGCCCGAAGCGGTGGATCTGATCGACGTGTCGCCGAAACAGCTGGTTTCGGTCGGGGCGGCGCTCATTCCCTTCCTCGAAAACGACGACGCCAACCGCGCTCTGATGGGTGCGAACATGCAACGTCAGGCGGTTCCGCTGCTGCGCGCCGAGGCGCCCTATGTCGGCACCGGCATGGAAGCGGTCGTGGCGCGCGATTCGGGCGCGGCGATCATGGCCAAGCGCGGCGGGATCGTGGATCAGGTCGATGCGAGCCGGATCGTTATCCGCGCGAACGAAGATCTGGGCATGGGCGATGCGGGCGTCGATATCTATCGTCTGCGCAAGTTCAAGCGCTCGAACCAATCCTCGACGATCAACCAACGTCCGATCGTCAAGGTGGGCGATATCGTCTCCAAGGGCCAGGTCGTGGCCGATGGCCCGTCGACCGATCAGGGCGAGCTCGCGCTCGGCCGGAACGTGGTCGTGGCCTTCATGCCCTGGAACGGCTACAACTACGAAGACTCGATCCTGATCTCCGAGCGGATCCACCGCGACGACGTCTTCACCTCGATCCATATCGAGGAATATGAAGTCGCCGCCCGCGATACCAAGCTCGGGCCGGAAGAGATCACCCGCGATATCCCGAACGTCGGCGAGGAAGCTCTGCGCAACCTCGACGAGGCGGGCATCGTCTATATCGGTGCCGAAGTCGGCCCGGGCGATATCCTCGTGGGCAAGATCACCCCGAAGGGCGAAAGCCCGATGACGCCGGAAGAAAAGCTCCTCCGCGCGATCTTCGGCGAGAAGGCCTCCGACGTGCGCGATACCTCGCTGCGTCTGCCGCCCGGTGCCTATGGCACGATCGTCGAAGTGCGGGTCTTCAACCGTCACGGCGTCGACAAGGACGAGCGTGCGCTGCAGATCGAGCGCGAAGAGGTCGAACGTCTGGCGCGTGACCGCGACGACGAACTCGCGATCCTCGAGCGCAACATCTATGCGCGTCTGAAGACGCTGATCCTCGGCAAGGTCGCGGTGAAGGGTCCGAAGGGCATCAAGGCCGGTTCGGAGATCACTGAGGAGCTGCTCGGCACGCTGTCGCGTGGCCAGTGGTGGCAGCTCGCGCTCGAAAACGAGGGCGATGCCAAGGAAGTCGAAGCGCTGAACGACCAGTTCGACGCCCAGAAGCGCGCGCTTGAGCTGCGTTTCGAGGACAAGGTCGAGAAGGTCCGTCAGGGCGACGATCTGCCTCCGGGCGTGATGAAGATGGTCAAGGTCTTCGTCGCGGTGAAGCGCAAGCTGCAAGCCGGCGACAAGATGGCGGGCCGTCACGGCAACAAGGGCGTGGTGTCGAAAGTCGTTCCGATGGAGGACATGCCCTTCCTCGCCGACGGCACCCCGGTCGACCTCGTTCTCAACCCGCTCGGCGTGCCGTCGCGGATGAACGTCGGGCAGATCCTCGAGACCCACATGGGCTGGGCCGCGCGCGGCCTCGGCATCCAGATCGACGAGGCTCTGAAAGAGTATCGCCGCTCGGGCGATCTGACGCCCGTACGCGAGGCGATGCGCCACGGCTATGGCGACGACACCTACGAGGACGCCTTCGCCGCGATGGAGGAGGAGCGCTTCGTCGAATGTGCCGAACAGGTCCGCACCGGCGTGCCGATCGCGACCCCGGTCTTCGACGGCGCCAAGGAAGCCGACATCAACGACGCGCTCAAACGCGCGGGCTTCGACCAATCGGGCCAGTCGGAGGTCTTCGACGGCCGCACCGGCGAGAAATTCGCCCGCAAGGTCACCGTTGGGGTCAAGTACTTCCTCAAGCTGCACCACCTCGTCGACGACAAGATGCACGCCCGCTCGACCGGCCCGTATTCGCTCGTCACCCAGCAGCCGCTGGGCGGTAAGGCGCAGTTCGGCGGTCAGCGTCTGGGGGAAATGGAGGTCTGGGCTCTCGAGGCTTACGGCGCCGCCTATACCCTGCAGGAGATGCTGACGGTGAAGTCGGACGACGTGGCCGGCCGGACGAAAGTCTACGAGTCGATCGTCAAGGGCGAGGACAATTTCGAGGCCGGCGTGCCGGAATCGTTCAACGTTCTCGTCAAAGAGGTCCGGGGCCTCGGCCTCAACATGGAACTCCTGGATGCGGAGGACGAGGAGTGA
- the rplL gene encoding 50S ribosomal protein L7/L12, with translation MADLKALAEQIVNLTLLEAQELKTILKDEYGIEPAAGGAVMMAGPAAAAAPAEEEKTEFDVVLTDAGANKINVIKEVRAITGLGLKEAKDLVEAGGKVKEAAAKAEAEDIKKKLEAAGAKVELK, from the coding sequence ATGGCCGATCTTAAAGCCCTTGCTGAGCAAATCGTCAACCTGACGCTGCTGGAAGCCCAAGAACTGAAAACCATCCTCAAGGATGAATACGGCATCGAGCCGGCCGCCGGTGGCGCCGTCATGATGGCCGGCCCGGCTGCTGCCGCGGCGCCCGCCGAAGAAGAAAAGACCGAATTCGACGTCGTTCTGACCGACGCCGGCGCTAACAAGATCAACGTGATCAAAGAAGTCCGCGCGATCACCGGTCTGGGCCTGAAAGAAGCCAAGGACCTCGTGGAAGCTGGCGGCAAGGTCAAAGAAGCTGCGGCGAAAGCCGAAGCCGAAGACATCAAGAAGAAACTCGAAGCTGCCGGCGCGAAAGTCGAGCTCAAGTAA
- the rplJ gene encoding 50S ribosomal protein L10, whose protein sequence is MDRAQKEKVVEELGQIFESSGVVVVAHYEGMTVAQMQDLRSRMREAGGSVRVAKNTLAKIALEGKPCASMAGLLTGMTVLAFSEDPVAAAKVAVDYAKANDKFAILGGSMGTEALDAAGVKVVAAMPSREELIAQIASCIGAPASNIAGAIGAPASNIAGILKTLEEREAA, encoded by the coding sequence GTGGATAGAGCCCAGAAAGAGAAAGTGGTCGAGGAACTCGGCCAGATCTTCGAAAGCTCTGGCGTCGTGGTGGTTGCCCACTACGAAGGCATGACGGTTGCTCAGATGCAGGATCTCCGCTCGCGCATGCGCGAAGCCGGTGGTTCTGTGCGCGTTGCCAAGAACACGCTCGCCAAGATCGCCCTTGAGGGTAAGCCCTGCGCAAGCATGGCCGGCCTTCTGACGGGGATGACCGTCCTTGCCTTCTCCGAAGACCCGGTCGCTGCGGCCAAGGTCGCGGTGGATTATGCCAAAGCGAACGACAAGTTCGCGATCCTTGGCGGGTCCATGGGCACGGAGGCTCTGGACGCGGCTGGTGTCAAAGTCGTTGCGGCCATGCCGTCGCGTGAAGAGCTCATCGCTCAGATCGCCTCGTGCATCGGTGCTCCGGCTTCGAACATCGCCGGTGCCATTGGCGCGCCTGCTTCCAACATCGCGGGTATCCTCAAGACTCTTGAGGAGCGGGAAGCCGCCTGA
- the rplA gene encoding 50S ribosomal protein L1, which translates to MAKIGKRTAAARAAFEGKENLSVEDAVKLIKSAASAKFDETLEIAMNLGVDPRHADQMVRGVVQLPNGTGKTVRVAVFARGAKADEAKAAGADIVGAEDLMETIQSGKIEFDRCIATPDMMPLVGRLGKILGPRNLMPNPKVGTVTMDVATAVAAAKGGEVQFKVEKAGVIHGGIGKVSFSDDKLAENVRAFVDAVSKAKPTGAKGTYLKKVSLSSTMGPGVSLDLASATAK; encoded by the coding sequence ATGGCCAAGATCGGTAAACGTACGGCCGCTGCGCGCGCCGCCTTCGAAGGCAAGGAAAACCTCTCGGTTGAAGACGCTGTCAAGCTGATCAAATCGGCTGCCTCGGCGAAATTCGACGAGACCCTCGAGATCGCGATGAACCTCGGCGTCGATCCGCGTCACGCGGACCAGATGGTCCGTGGCGTGGTCCAACTGCCGAACGGCACGGGCAAGACCGTGCGCGTGGCGGTGTTCGCCCGTGGCGCCAAGGCTGATGAAGCCAAGGCCGCTGGCGCCGATATCGTCGGTGCGGAAGACCTGATGGAGACCATCCAGTCGGGCAAGATCGAGTTCGATCGCTGCATCGCGACCCCGGACATGATGCCGCTCGTCGGCCGTCTGGGCAAGATCCTCGGTCCGCGCAACCTGATGCCGAACCCGAAGGTCGGCACCGTGACCATGGACGTCGCGACGGCTGTCGCCGCGGCCAAGGGCGGTGAAGTCCAGTTCAAGGTCGAGAAGGCCGGCGTCATCCATGGCGGCATCGGCAAGGTCTCGTTCTCGGACGACAAACTGGCGGAAAACGTGCGCGCCTTCGTGGACGCCGTTTCGAAAGCCAAGCCGACCGGCGCGAAGGGCACCTACCTCAAGAAGGTGTCGCTGAGCTCGACGATGGGCCCGGGCGTTTCGCTCGACCTCGCCTCGGCGACCGCGAAGTAA
- the rplK gene encoding 50S ribosomal protein L11 yields the protein MAKKVIGQLKLQIKAGSATPSPPVGPALGQRGINIMEFCKAFNARTQEMEKDMPVPVVITYYADKSFTFETKTSPASYYLKKAAGLKPVGKRNRPKGSPKPGREVAGSVTVAQVREIAQAKMKDLSANDVEAAMQIILGSAKSIGIEVKG from the coding sequence ATGGCCAAGAAAGTCATCGGGCAGCTCAAGCTGCAAATCAAGGCCGGTTCCGCGACCCCGTCGCCGCCGGTCGGCCCCGCGCTCGGTCAGCGCGGCATCAACATCATGGAATTCTGCAAGGCGTTCAACGCGCGCACGCAGGAGATGGAAAAAGACATGCCGGTGCCGGTGGTTATCACCTACTACGCCGACAAGTCCTTCACCTTCGAAACCAAGACCTCGCCGGCTTCGTACTACCTGAAGAAGGCCGCTGGTCTGAAGCCGGTTGGCAAGCGCAACCGTCCGAAGGGCTCGCCGAAGCCGGGCCGCGAAGTCGCGGGTTCGGTGACCGTCGCGCAGGTGCGTGAAATCGCTCAGGCGAAAATGAAAGATCTCTCGGCGAACGACGTCGAAGCCGCGATGCAAATCATCCTCGGCTCCGCCAAGTCGATCGGTATCGAGGTGAAAGGGTAA